Proteins from a single region of Fibrobacter sp.:
- a CDS encoding lytic transglycosylase domain-containing protein produces the protein MPKSPGALRIGIIFHGSKIWLSEFVSIICVTLLLLTLFTFSLIILRNEFTSHRYASQITALKSERIYLEHQKKVLLEKNRLAQLLCHSIGSKLPPHTIYHLSEIIYTNSRQYGYDPILLLAVIRVESLFNPSARGKFRSGNLSGALGLMQIKLETAQEMANLMGMGKLSSDDLLKPEVNLVLGVAYLTKLISRFKDFKLGLLAYNAGPGVIRGNLSRKQPLSMKYYKRVLHHYYKFQKSVQELKLTDSFSACD, from the coding sequence ATGCCAAAATCACCCGGCGCCTTACGCATCGGTATCATATTTCATGGAAGCAAGATCTGGCTTTCTGAATTTGTCAGTATCATCTGTGTTACACTGCTTCTTCTGACACTGTTTACCTTCAGCTTAATTATCCTGCGTAACGAATTCACCAGTCATCGTTATGCTTCTCAGATAACAGCGCTGAAAAGTGAAAGGATCTATCTCGAACACCAGAAAAAGGTTCTCCTTGAAAAAAACCGCCTTGCACAACTGCTCTGCCATTCTATTGGAAGTAAATTACCACCTCATACCATATATCATCTCTCTGAAATCATCTACACAAACAGCAGACAGTACGGGTATGATCCCATTCTCCTGCTTGCAGTAATCCGGGTTGAGAGTCTCTTCAACCCCAGTGCAAGGGGAAAATTCAGAAGCGGGAATCTAAGCGGGGCACTGGGGCTGATGCAGATAAAACTGGAAACTGCACAGGAAATGGCAAACCTTATGGGTATGGGAAAACTCAGCTCCGATGACCTGCTGAAACCCGAGGTGAATCTGGTGCTTGGTGTCGCCTATCTCACAAAACTCATCTCCCGTTTTAAAGACTTCAAACTGGGACTGCTTGCGTATAATGCCGGTCCCGGAGTAATTAGAGGTAATCTGTCCAGAAAACAACCTTTATCCATGAAATACTATAAAAGGGTACTACATCATTACTACAAGTTTCAAAAGTCGGTGCAGGAACTGAAACTTACCGACTCATTCTCCGCCTGCGATTGA
- a CDS encoding 16S rRNA (uracil(1498)-N(3))-methyltransferase → MRDYRHFLFFTRQISPDKVVLDQEETRHAVNVLRLSEGESFLATDGRGNMYRCIHGGIHNHQLEGIIEEKRFKGRTLPLIHLFIGMPEKDPFETVLVDCTALGAASITPLICEFSQKQWWKNAWQKQFQRLQNKMISSVKQSLSPWIPELNQPIAFTHLNSLSGIVITADPDGRSIYSNREKIIHADTINLLIGPPGGFSPAEEKILENPGILHVKIAASRLRTELAASALLAQVAGLLTD, encoded by the coding sequence ATGAGAGACTACAGACATTTTCTTTTCTTTACACGACAGATAAGTCCTGATAAAGTTGTTCTGGATCAGGAAGAAACCCGTCATGCAGTAAATGTGCTCAGACTTTCTGAGGGAGAAAGTTTTCTTGCCACCGATGGAAGAGGGAACATGTACAGATGCATCCATGGAGGAATCCATAACCATCAACTGGAAGGCATCATAGAAGAAAAACGGTTTAAAGGCAGAACTTTACCGCTGATACATCTCTTTATCGGCATGCCGGAGAAAGATCCCTTCGAAACAGTACTTGTCGACTGTACGGCTCTGGGAGCCGCGTCAATAACTCCGCTGATCTGTGAATTCTCCCAGAAACAGTGGTGGAAAAATGCATGGCAGAAACAGTTTCAGCGGCTTCAGAATAAAATGATCTCCTCCGTAAAACAATCCCTGTCTCCGTGGATTCCTGAATTGAACCAGCCGATTGCATTTACGCATCTGAACAGTTTGTCTGGAATAGTAATAACGGCTGATCCCGATGGCAGAAGTATTTACTCGAACAGAGAGAAAATTATCCATGCCGATACAATAAACCTTCTTATCGGTCCACCCGGAGGATTCAGCCCGGCCGAGGAGAAAATTCTCGAAAACCCGGGTATCCTGCATGTAAAAATTGCAGCATCACGGCTGCGGACCGAGCTTGCAGCATCAGCACTTCTCGCACAGGTAGCCGGGCTTCTGACAGACTGA
- the waaF gene encoding lipopolysaccharide heptosyltransferase II encodes MPKKIAVLMPNWVGDFVMALSVVERKAKQPESSVVLIVPEKLSGLGKLLSPLPQIEYKRENRKDFLNSVSEIRRASFDTFYLFPHSFSSAWFAFRAGVPVRRGISSELRGFLLTDRLHRRLAIRNEHLTKEYSSILDVPYVNPEEWKGDLRTEADPKYSGAVVLCPGAAYGPSKQWPEFNVLVRLMHDSKIVILGDKRDKEVSSKIARHMPHKVTDLCGETTLEEVVSIIAGASVVISNDSGLMHVAGYLGTPVVGIFGSTTPKWTRPLGAEVRIASVYEKCSPCFERTCPEEHYSCLKKITAESVMELVSEIRR; translated from the coding sequence ATGCCAAAAAAAATAGCGGTGCTTATGCCCAATTGGGTTGGTGATTTTGTGATGGCGCTTTCAGTGGTTGAAAGGAAAGCAAAGCAGCCTGAGAGTTCTGTTGTCCTTATAGTCCCTGAGAAACTCTCCGGTCTGGGAAAGCTACTAAGCCCACTCCCTCAGATTGAATACAAAAGGGAAAACCGGAAAGATTTTCTGAATTCCGTTTCCGAGATAAGAAGAGCCTCTTTTGATACTTTTTACCTGTTTCCCCACTCCTTTTCCTCTGCCTGGTTTGCTTTCAGAGCCGGAGTGCCTGTGCGGCGGGGTATCTCTTCTGAACTGAGGGGATTTTTGCTTACGGACAGGCTGCACAGGAGACTGGCTATCAGGAATGAGCATCTCACAAAAGAATACTCATCAATACTGGATGTACCCTATGTCAACCCTGAAGAGTGGAAAGGGGATTTGAGGACAGAAGCAGACCCGAAATACAGTGGTGCGGTTGTGTTATGTCCGGGGGCTGCTTATGGTCCGTCAAAGCAGTGGCCGGAATTCAATGTTCTGGTAAGATTGATGCACGATTCAAAGATAGTTATTCTGGGAGATAAGCGGGACAAGGAGGTTTCATCCAAAATCGCCAGACACATGCCCCATAAGGTCACGGATTTATGCGGAGAGACAACGCTTGAGGAGGTTGTCTCGATCATTGCCGGAGCTTCGGTTGTTATCTCAAATGATTCTGGTTTGATGCATGTTGCAGGTTATCTTGGTACACCGGTGGTGGGGATATTCGGTTCCACAACTCCGAAGTGGACCCGCCCGCTTGGCGCTGAAGTCCGGATCGCATCGGTTTATGAAAAGTGTTCTCCCTGTTTTGAAAGAACGTGCCCTGAGGAGCATTATTCCTGCCTGAAAAAAATTACTGCGGAATCGGTTATGGAACTGGTATCAGAAATCCGCAGATGA
- the msrA gene encoding peptide-methionine (S)-S-oxide reductase MsrA — translation MSQKTELATFAGGCFWCMQGPFDATEGVISTRVGYTGGTKENPTYEDVSSGRTGHAEAIEIEFDPEKVSYEELLEIFWRNIDPTTKNQQFSDKGTQYRTAIFYHDEKQKELAEKSKMELEKSEMFDKPIVTEIVPASRFYPAEEYHQEFYQKNPQHYQAYKTGSGRSAFIERMWKQKFGRKQ, via the coding sequence ATGTCACAAAAAACCGAACTGGCGACATTCGCCGGTGGATGTTTCTGGTGTATGCAGGGTCCTTTCGATGCCACAGAAGGTGTAATTTCGACCAGAGTCGGTTATACCGGCGGCACAAAAGAAAACCCTACCTATGAGGATGTAAGCAGCGGCAGAACAGGTCACGCTGAGGCTATAGAGATCGAGTTTGATCCGGAAAAGGTTTCTTACGAAGAACTGCTTGAAATCTTCTGGCGGAATATCGACCCTACAACAAAGAATCAGCAGTTTTCCGATAAAGGCACTCAATACCGTACAGCTATCTTTTATCATGATGAGAAACAGAAAGAACTGGCGGAAAAATCAAAAATGGAACTTGAAAAATCAGAAATGTTCGACAAGCCGATTGTCACAGAAATTGTGCCGGCTTCCAGGTTTTACCCTGCCGAGGAGTACCATCAGGAGTTTTATCAGAAAAACCCGCAGCATTATCAGGCCTACAAAACAGGATCCGGAAGATCGGCGTTCATTGAGAGAATGTGGAAACAGAAATTCGGGAGGAAACAATGA
- a CDS encoding 4a-hydroxytetrahydrobiopterin dehydratase: protein MSLKEKHCTPLDKDTRALDQNQEEELLRELKGWEIDREKTHKLTKTIKTETFMDAVRLIRKIAEISESEQHHPDLHLYYNNLVVDLYSHKVGGLTMNDFIMAAKFDDL, encoded by the coding sequence ATGAGTCTGAAGGAAAAACACTGCACTCCACTGGATAAGGACACCAGGGCTTTAGATCAGAATCAGGAGGAAGAGCTTCTCAGGGAGTTAAAGGGATGGGAGATTGACCGGGAAAAGACTCACAAACTCACAAAAACTATCAAAACGGAAACATTTATGGATGCTGTGAGGTTGATCAGGAAAATTGCAGAGATATCGGAGTCAGAACAACATCACCCTGATTTACATCTGTACTACAACAATCTTGTCGTGGATCTTTATTCGCACAAAGTCGGAGGCCTCACCATGAATGATTTTATAATGGCGGCAAAATTCGATGATCTTTGA
- a CDS encoding DUF2156 domain-containing protein, with protein sequence MTKYPPFPDFKPLELKDRALIEPFFLDYQPETSEMSFTNLFLWRKYYNFRWSVLDNFLLVTVDEKGKTFGYQPVGNGPRLRIVEAFINWLSSLDNKSTPCIIRADQRLIDELRDNGSFQIEPTREHFDYVYRTEDLSSLQGRKYHSKRNHLNRFLREYSFTWEPFTESLIRDCLDFCDRWCRDHHCSSTQALRAEWISTREIILNYRRFQLMGAVIRINGRVEAFTFAEMLNRDTAVIHIEKASSEFHGIYAAINQLFCSKELSGTRFVNREQDLGNPGLQKAKKSYYPVTMVKKYRIMMA encoded by the coding sequence ATGACAAAATACCCACCTTTTCCGGATTTTAAGCCTCTGGAGCTTAAAGACCGGGCTCTCATCGAGCCTTTTTTCCTGGATTATCAACCCGAAACATCAGAGATGTCCTTTACGAATCTTTTTTTATGGAGAAAGTATTACAATTTCAGATGGTCTGTGCTTGATAATTTTTTGCTTGTCACCGTGGATGAGAAAGGAAAAACTTTCGGCTATCAACCGGTAGGAAACGGCCCCAGACTGCGTATAGTCGAAGCATTCATCAACTGGCTCTCCTCTCTGGACAACAAATCCACCCCTTGCATTATCAGAGCAGACCAGCGTCTTATCGATGAACTCCGGGATAACGGCAGTTTTCAAATCGAACCCACAAGAGAGCATTTCGATTATGTTTACAGGACAGAAGATCTTTCCAGTCTTCAGGGACGAAAGTATCACTCTAAGAGAAACCATCTTAACCGTTTTTTAAGAGAATACTCATTTACCTGGGAACCATTTACCGAATCATTGATCCGCGACTGTCTTGATTTTTGCGACCGTTGGTGCAGGGATCACCACTGCTCCAGCACCCAGGCTCTCAGAGCGGAGTGGATCTCCACACGTGAAATCATCCTCAATTACAGGAGATTCCAGTTGATGGGAGCGGTTATCAGGATTAACGGAAGAGTGGAGGCCTTTACATTTGCAGAGATGCTCAACAGGGACACCGCAGTGATTCACATTGAAAAAGCCAGCAGTGAGTTTCATGGAATCTATGCAGCAATTAATCAGTTATTCTGCAGTAAAGAACTCTCCGGAACCCGGTTTGTTAACCGGGAACAGGATCTGGGTAATCCGGGCCTGCAAAAAGCAAAGAAATCATACTACCCGGTAACGATGGTGAAAAAATACAGAATAATGATGGCTTAA
- a CDS encoding class I SAM-dependent RNA methyltransferase encodes MSAKLTIEKMVYGGYGLARTGSGVVFVHGALPGEEVEVSAESRVNGSTIAIAREILKASPARREPPCRYAGECGGCDWLHIEYSEQLLCKKEILIDCFRRIGKLEIPEPQVFSSPQTGYRIRAQIKVSRSASGFFKKKTNEIVEILNCPLLSDSLNSLLESDLPVRLNPEKTVNFKVIAGENGVASVPPLKNLTSDKTEIRAGESVFIVNGNSFFQGNRYLLGQMGLWGASEDTDRGNLVDLYGGVGFFSVMMGKGFKRIVLVESLRENILEAERNFGLNGFTNFKVVHSEVEKAIDAVPSEPDLLIVDPPRPGLTRKAREAVRSIKAQEVLYVSCNPSTQARDVHFFVKECGYRIKRCALFDLYPNTHHLESLMLLARD; translated from the coding sequence ATGTCTGCAAAATTAACAATAGAAAAGATGGTTTACGGTGGGTATGGGCTTGCACGTACCGGATCGGGTGTGGTGTTTGTACACGGTGCATTACCCGGAGAGGAAGTCGAGGTATCGGCAGAGTCCAGGGTCAATGGTTCGACTATTGCCATTGCCAGAGAAATCCTCAAAGCATCTCCAGCAAGACGGGAGCCGCCATGCAGGTATGCGGGAGAGTGTGGAGGGTGTGACTGGCTGCATATAGAATATTCGGAACAGTTGCTCTGTAAAAAGGAGATCCTCATTGACTGTTTCAGACGAATAGGGAAACTTGAAATACCCGAACCGCAGGTTTTTTCCTCTCCCCAGACCGGATACCGTATCAGGGCCCAGATAAAGGTAAGCCGCAGTGCTTCAGGTTTCTTCAAAAAAAAGACAAACGAGATAGTGGAAATCCTGAATTGTCCACTGCTCTCTGATTCTCTGAATTCTCTGCTGGAAAGCGATCTTCCCGTCCGGTTGAATCCGGAAAAAACTGTCAATTTCAAGGTCATTGCAGGGGAGAATGGTGTTGCCTCTGTCCCGCCTCTCAAGAACCTGACATCCGATAAAACTGAGATCCGGGCAGGAGAGAGTGTTTTTATAGTGAATGGCAACAGCTTTTTTCAGGGTAACCGCTATTTACTTGGGCAGATGGGGCTCTGGGGAGCTTCAGAGGACACAGACAGAGGAAATCTCGTAGATCTCTACGGAGGTGTTGGTTTCTTTTCGGTGATGATGGGAAAAGGTTTTAAAAGGATTGTACTTGTTGAATCGTTGAGAGAGAATATACTTGAAGCAGAGAGAAATTTCGGGCTCAATGGCTTTACTAATTTTAAAGTTGTACATTCAGAGGTGGAAAAAGCAATAGACGCTGTTCCTTCAGAACCTGATTTGCTCATTGTCGATCCTCCCAGACCGGGGCTGACCAGAAAAGCCCGGGAGGCTGTCCGGAGTATCAAAGCACAGGAAGTTCTATATGTATCCTGCAATCCTTCAACACAGGCCAGGGATGTGCATTTTTTTGTTAAGGAATGCGGGTACAGAATAAAAAGATGTGCCCTCTTTGACCTCTACCCCAACACTCATCATCTTGAATCACTGATGCTGCTTGCAAGGGATTAA
- the rpe gene encoding ribulose-phosphate 3-epimerase has product MEIAPSILSADFRSLEREVKAVQDAGADRIHCDIMDGHFVPNLTFGPIVVEAVKKCVSIPLDVHLMISNPDKYISSYCDAGADILTVHAETCTDLGSVIEEIRKKKVRAGVTVNPDKPVDLFIDLIDKIDQVLIMTVYAGFAGQKFIQEMTGKIKSVFETISARGLSTDLQVDGGINDSTAAICAGYGANVFVAGSYIFGAQDYREKIEAIRNAAKASQA; this is encoded by the coding sequence ATCGAAATAGCGCCATCCATTCTCTCTGCAGATTTCCGCAGTCTTGAACGTGAAGTCAAAGCAGTACAGGATGCCGGAGCGGACAGAATTCATTGTGATATCATGGACGGGCATTTTGTGCCCAATCTGACCTTCGGGCCTATTGTTGTGGAGGCGGTTAAAAAATGCGTCTCGATTCCTCTCGATGTGCATCTTATGATCTCCAATCCTGACAAATACATCTCCAGTTACTGTGATGCCGGAGCTGATATCCTTACGGTTCATGCTGAGACCTGCACCGATCTGGGATCTGTAATAGAGGAGATCAGGAAAAAGAAGGTTCGCGCAGGTGTGACTGTCAACCCTGACAAGCCTGTCGATCTGTTTATTGATTTGATCGATAAGATCGACCAGGTACTTATCATGACTGTTTATGCCGGTTTTGCCGGACAGAAGTTTATACAGGAAATGACAGGCAAGATAAAGAGCGTTTTTGAAACGATCTCTGCCAGGGGATTGTCAACGGATCTGCAGGTTGATGGAGGGATTAACGACAGTACCGCAGCAATCTGTGCCGGATACGGTGCCAATGTGTTTGTTGCCGGAAGCTATATTTTCGGTGCACAGGATTACCGTGAAAAAATAGAGGCGATCAGAAATGCGGCAAAGGCATCACAGGCTTAG
- a CDS encoding acyl-CoA dehydrogenase, whose amino-acid sequence MNWFLTEEQQMIVETAREIAQKKILPVREKYDHEGIFPWDVVEALANADMCGLYIPQEYGGFGGGVFELCLAVEELSKVCGGISLAMAATALGTFPILLFGNEEQKQKYLPGIAAGKTIAAFGLTEANAGSDALGMKTTAVLDGDHYVLNGTKQWITNGENASVYTVMAKTNPAKGARGISAFIVEKGTPGFTFGKHEDKMGIRASSTTELVFQDCRIPKENLLGREGMGSIVAINTLNYSRPGVGSQALGIAAGALEDAIAYSRQRVQFGQSISSFQAVQHMLADMATQVEAARALLYATAKTIDAGEKHFAKESAMSKLFCSDVAMKVTVDAVQVMGGYGYMREYPMEKRMRDAKITQIYEGTNQIQRNEIALQLIKGAASA is encoded by the coding sequence ATGAACTGGTTTCTGACTGAAGAGCAACAGATGATTGTTGAAACAGCGCGTGAGATAGCGCAGAAGAAAATCCTTCCGGTACGCGAGAAGTACGACCATGAGGGGATTTTCCCCTGGGATGTTGTGGAGGCTCTGGCAAATGCTGATATGTGCGGCCTTTACATTCCTCAGGAGTACGGTGGATTCGGCGGTGGTGTTTTTGAACTGTGCCTGGCTGTAGAGGAACTCTCCAAAGTCTGCGGTGGCATCTCACTGGCTATGGCTGCAACCGCTCTTGGAACTTTTCCTATTCTGCTTTTTGGCAATGAAGAACAGAAACAGAAGTATCTTCCTGGAATCGCAGCCGGTAAGACGATTGCCGCTTTTGGACTCACTGAAGCGAATGCAGGTTCTGATGCTCTGGGTATGAAAACAACAGCAGTTCTCGATGGAGATCACTATGTGTTAAATGGCACAAAACAGTGGATCACAAACGGTGAAAACGCTTCTGTGTATACGGTGATGGCCAAAACCAATCCTGCCAAGGGAGCACGTGGTATCAGTGCTTTTATTGTTGAGAAAGGTACCCCCGGTTTTACTTTTGGTAAGCATGAGGATAAAATGGGTATCAGGGCATCGAGTACAACTGAACTGGTATTCCAGGACTGCCGTATACCAAAGGAGAATCTGCTGGGCAGAGAGGGTATGGGTTCCATTGTTGCAATCAACACCCTGAACTATTCCCGTCCTGGTGTGGGATCACAGGCTCTGGGAATCGCTGCCGGTGCACTTGAGGATGCGATTGCTTATTCACGCCAGAGAGTGCAGTTCGGGCAGTCGATCTCCTCTTTTCAGGCTGTGCAGCACATGCTTGCAGATATGGCTACTCAGGTGGAAGCTGCAAGAGCTCTGCTTTATGCAACAGCGAAGACTATCGATGCCGGTGAGAAGCATTTCGCAAAAGAATCTGCCATGTCAAAGCTTTTCTGCTCCGATGTCGCGATGAAGGTAACAGTGGATGCAGTGCAGGTAATGGGTGGTTACGGTTACATGCGGGAATACCCCATGGAGAAACGCATGCGTGATGCGAAGATTACCCAGATTTACGAAGGTACAAACCAGATACAGCGTAATGAGATTGCATTGCAGCTTATCAAAGGTGCTGCTTCCGCATGA
- the rnc gene encoding ribonuclease III produces MPVLRLANMNPLKPAIKFIRSIFGSACKVKAEGSIERLQNTLGYQFKSIGLLRQALTHKSSSSPEDTMGLQSNERLEFLGDAVLNCLVTEYLYLTYPEKSEGQLSKIKSLIVSRKILGEIALSLELGKYLIFGPSEEKSGGRNRLSTLSNAFEAVLGAVFLDGGLEKAKAVLAKYLFGRIPEFLKDERNINFKSRILELSQKDGFGIPRYETIAASGPDHAKEFRVRIDIAGLPMGEGTGPNKKIAQQKAAQIAIMNYNKKEIISRLKGAGKDELVSD; encoded by the coding sequence ATGCCTGTCTTGCGCTTGGCAAATATGAATCCCCTGAAGCCGGCAATTAAGTTTATTAGATCGATTTTCGGATCAGCTTGCAAGGTAAAGGCTGAGGGTTCAATTGAGCGGTTGCAGAATACACTTGGATACCAGTTCAAATCCATCGGTTTACTCAGGCAGGCGCTCACACATAAATCATCCAGCAGTCCGGAAGACACAATGGGGCTGCAATCCAATGAGAGATTGGAGTTTCTGGGGGATGCAGTGCTGAACTGTCTTGTTACTGAATATCTGTATCTGACTTACCCGGAAAAAAGCGAAGGACAGTTATCTAAAATCAAATCGCTTATTGTCAGCCGGAAAATCCTGGGAGAAATTGCTCTTTCTCTGGAGCTTGGCAAATACCTGATCTTCGGCCCTTCGGAGGAGAAATCCGGCGGCAGAAATCGGCTGTCAACTCTTTCAAACGCTTTCGAGGCGGTTCTGGGAGCGGTTTTTCTGGATGGAGGGCTGGAGAAGGCGAAAGCGGTTCTGGCGAAATATCTTTTCGGGAGGATTCCCGAATTTTTAAAAGATGAGCGTAATATCAACTTCAAGAGCCGCATTCTGGAACTGTCTCAGAAAGACGGGTTCGGTATACCAAGGTATGAGACAATCGCCGCTTCCGGACCTGATCATGCAAAGGAGTTCAGGGTAAGGATCGATATTGCAGGATTGCCGATGGGTGAAGGGACTGGTCCGAATAAAAAGATAGCTCAGCAGAAAGCTGCACAGATCGCAATAATGAACTACAATAAAAAAGAGATAATTTCCCGTCTCAAAGGAGCAGGTAAAGATGAACTGGTTTCTGACTGA
- the fabF gene encoding beta-ketoacyl-ACP synthase II yields MSRRVVVTGLGLTSPVGNEIDTFWSSLCSGKSGIGPVTLFDTTEYPCKIAGEVKDIDFSQYVDVKEVKRTDRAILLAIVAAKKALDNSALDMSSLDMERCGTIIGSGIGGLSTLETEHSKLVQRGPNRVSPFLIPMMIPDMSAGMVSISSGFKGPNYAVVSACASGAHSIGDAFMMIKCGLVDLVMAGGTEAVITPLAFAGFCSMKALSTRNENPTKASSPFDVKRDGFVMGEGSGIIILESLEHALARKAKIYAEMYGYGASGDAYHLSAPAPEGAGAQTAIRMALSSANLKPSQIDYINAHGTSTPLNDKLESNAIRKVFGEAADSVAISSTKSMTGHLLGASGAIEFIASVLAIKNETIPPTINYENPDPECDLNYTPNVAVKKKIRYALSNSFGFGGHNACLALGKYESPEAGN; encoded by the coding sequence ATGTCTAGAAGAGTTGTGGTTACCGGCCTCGGACTGACCAGTCCGGTAGGGAATGAGATTGATACATTCTGGAGTTCTTTGTGTTCTGGAAAGTCCGGCATCGGTCCGGTCACTTTGTTTGACACAACAGAATATCCATGTAAGATTGCCGGTGAGGTAAAGGATATCGATTTCAGTCAGTATGTGGATGTAAAAGAGGTGAAACGTACTGATCGTGCTATCCTTCTGGCCATTGTTGCAGCTAAGAAAGCACTCGATAATTCCGCACTCGACATGAGTTCTCTTGACATGGAAAGATGCGGCACAATTATCGGTTCCGGGATTGGCGGTCTTTCCACTCTGGAAACTGAACACTCAAAACTGGTTCAGCGCGGTCCAAACAGGGTTTCTCCGTTTCTGATTCCGATGATGATTCCGGATATGTCTGCCGGAATGGTATCGATTTCCTCCGGTTTCAAGGGACCTAATTACGCAGTGGTCAGTGCCTGTGCATCAGGTGCTCATTCAATCGGTGACGCTTTCATGATGATCAAGTGCGGGCTGGTTGATCTTGTAATGGCCGGTGGTACAGAGGCTGTGATCACTCCACTGGCTTTTGCCGGGTTCTGTTCCATGAAGGCTCTTTCCACACGCAATGAAAATCCCACAAAAGCAAGCTCTCCCTTCGATGTAAAGCGTGATGGGTTTGTCATGGGTGAGGGTTCTGGAATAATTATTCTTGAGAGTCTGGAGCATGCGCTTGCCCGCAAGGCGAAAATCTATGCTGAAATGTATGGGTACGGAGCATCAGGTGATGCTTACCATCTCTCCGCTCCTGCTCCTGAGGGCGCGGGCGCTCAGACTGCTATCAGGATGGCTCTGAGTTCAGCAAACCTGAAGCCTTCTCAGATCGATTATATCAATGCCCACGGTACATCTACTCCGCTGAATGACAAGCTTGAATCCAATGCTATCAGAAAGGTTTTCGGTGAAGCGGCGGATTCTGTGGCAATCAGTTCGACCAAGTCTATGACCGGACATCTCCTGGGTGCCTCCGGTGCAATCGAATTTATTGCCTCCGTACTGGCTATCAAGAATGAAACTATACCGCCCACCATCAATTACGAAAATCCTGATCCGGAATGCGACCTGAACTACACTCCAAATGTGGCTGTAAAGAAGAAAATCAGGTATGCTTTAAGCAATTCATTTGGTTTTGGGGGGCACAATGCCTGTCTTGCGCTTGGCAAATATGAATCCCCTGAAGCCGGCAATTAA
- a CDS encoding acyl carrier protein: protein METKVKQIIAEKLGVSEDKVNPQASFVDDLGADSLDQVELIMAFEDAFDVEIPDEDAEKLKTVKDAMEYLSTKV from the coding sequence ATGGAAACAAAAGTCAAGCAGATCATTGCTGAGAAGCTGGGTGTCAGTGAAGATAAAGTTAATCCGCAGGCTTCATTTGTCGATGATCTCGGTGCGGATTCGCTTGATCAGGTTGAGCTGATAATGGCTTTTGAAGATGCTTTCGACGTAGAGATCCCTGATGAAGATGCGGAAAAGCTCAAGACTGTAAAAGATGCCATGGAATATCTCTCAACCAAGGTGTAA
- the fabG gene encoding 3-oxoacyl-[acyl-carrier-protein] reductase: MDLSSKTALVTGGGRGIGKEIAMRLAKAGCDVAISDIDLDTAQSTASEIEGTGRRSLAIKGDVSSSSDVEAMFASFLEKFGKLDILVNNAGITRDGLLVRMKEADWDLVLSVNLKSAFLCCREAARPMMKARTGKIINIASVVGLMGNAGQANYSASKAGLIGLTKTLAREFASRSINVNAVAPGFIRTAMTDKLSDSDKEKLTSQIPMQTLGTPLDVANAVLFLSSSLADYITGQVLTVDGGLVM, translated from the coding sequence ATTGACCTTTCATCAAAAACTGCTCTGGTTACAGGTGGCGGGCGTGGTATAGGAAAAGAGATTGCAATGAGACTGGCAAAAGCCGGCTGCGATGTTGCAATCAGTGATATCGATCTTGATACTGCCCAGTCAACAGCATCCGAAATAGAAGGTACCGGCAGAAGATCGCTGGCTATAAAGGGTGATGTCTCCAGCAGTTCAGATGTCGAGGCGATGTTTGCATCTTTTCTTGAGAAGTTCGGCAAACTCGACATACTTGTGAATAATGCCGGAATCACCAGAGATGGTCTTCTTGTCAGGATGAAAGAAGCGGACTGGGATCTGGTTTTGAGTGTAAATCTTAAAAGTGCTTTTCTCTGCTGCAGAGAGGCTGCTCGTCCGATGATGAAGGCGCGCACAGGGAAAATCATCAATATCGCTTCGGTTGTGGGTCTTATGGGAAATGCTGGACAAGCCAATTATTCTGCCTCGAAGGCGGGTCTTATCGGGCTTACAAAAACCCTGGCCAGAGAATTTGCATCCCGCTCCATAAATGTCAATGCTGTCGCACCCGGGTTTATCAGGACTGCAATGACAGACAAGCTTTCAGATTCCGACAAGGAGAAATTAACAAGCCAGATACCGATGCAGACTCTGGGAACACCCCTGGATGTAGCGAATGCGGTTCTGTTTCTCAGTTCCTCTCTGGCCGATTATATTACAGGACAGGTATTGACCGTTGATGGCGGACTTGTTATGTAG